The following coding sequences lie in one Pseudoxanthomonas sp. SE1 genomic window:
- a CDS encoding NAD(P)H-dependent oxidoreductase produces MRDPLHLALLYGSTREGRFCDTVADWLRAQLALRRDYTVDAIDPTLLDLPHRHGGAPSADLVNLQQRIWRADAFVVVVPEYNHGYPAALKFVIDSVQAHWQAKPVAFVAYGGHSGGVRAAEQLRQVFSGLHAVPVRDGVYFAQAWDRFDTNGRPREGDASERAARRMLDQLAWHGHALRQARAAWPYPAG; encoded by the coding sequence ATGCGAGATCCACTTCATCTGGCCCTGCTGTACGGCAGCACGCGCGAAGGTCGCTTCTGCGACACCGTCGCCGATTGGTTGCGCGCGCAGCTGGCCTTGCGGCGCGACTACACTGTCGATGCCATCGATCCCACCCTGCTTGATCTTCCGCACCGCCACGGCGGCGCACCCAGCGCCGACCTCGTGAATCTGCAACAACGCATCTGGCGCGCCGACGCCTTCGTGGTGGTGGTGCCGGAGTACAATCACGGCTATCCCGCCGCGTTGAAGTTCGTGATCGATTCGGTCCAGGCCCACTGGCAGGCCAAACCGGTCGCGTTCGTCGCCTATGGGGGCCACAGCGGTGGCGTCCGTGCGGCGGAACAGCTGCGGCAGGTATTCTCCGGCCTGCATGCGGTGCCGGTCCGTGATGGCGTGTATTTCGCCCAGGCGTGGGACCGTTTCGATACCAATGGCAGGCCACGCGAAGGCGATGCCAGCGAACGCGCCGCCCGCCGCATGCTGGACCAGCTGGCCTGGCATGGCCACGCGCTCCGCCAGGCGCGCGCGGCCTGGCCCTATCCCGCCGGCTGA